The sequence catttactcCCGATTATTTTTCTGCCCTTTGGAAGATCCACCAATTCCCAGGTATTATTCTTATCAAGGGAATGTATTTCTTCAAGCATAGCTTCTTTCCATTTGAATTTATGCTTGCTGTTTACAGCTTCTTTATATGAACTTGGTTCCTTATAGCTAAAGGTTTCAGAAACACTCAAAGCATATGCTATTAGATCAACATATCCATATTTAGCAGGAGGTTTAATTTCCCTTCTGACCCTGTCTCTTGCTAGACGGTAATCTGTCAAGTCATCACCTTGTACAGTAGGAGTGATGTCTTGTATTTCTGGATGTGCATCCTTTTGTGATTCCACCAAAATGTGATCACCATTATAGGATTCCTTATCATTGTTATACACATTTTCAGATGATGGCTGCCTGAGCATACTTTCCTCTTCAAAAGTAATGTCCCTGCTTACCACAGCCTTTCCATTTCCATTTTCAAAGAGCCAAACTCTATAACCTTTAACTCCCTCAGGATATCCAAGAAAGATGGATTTCTTGGCTCTTGGTTGCAGCTTTCCATCACTTGTGTGTATATAAGCAGTACATCCAAATACTCTTAGTGTTTCATAATTTTCTTGCTTACAAGACCAAACTTCGATTGGTGTTTTGAAGTTTAGAGCTACAGATGGGCATCTGTTAATAAGGTAGCATGTTGTGGCTGCTGCCTCCCCCCAGAAACTAACAGGTATCTTAGCATTTGAGAGCATGCATCTAACTCTTTCTAGCAAGGTTCGATTCATTCTCTCAGCAAGTCCATTTTGCTGAGGAGTATATCTTACTGTCAAGTGCCTTGCTATGCCATTCTTATTACATagttcatcaaattcattatTCAAATACTCCAATCCATTGTCTGTTCTTAACCTTTTGATCTTCCTTCCTGTCTGGTTTTCAATCAATGATTTCCAATCAATGAATTTCTTTAGGGCTTCATTTTTATGCTTCATTGTGTACAAccatactctccttgagtaGTCATCAATGAAGGTAATAAAATACCTAGATCCTCCATGTGTTTGATTCCTTGCTGGCCCCCATACATCAGAATGTATATAGTCCAGAGTATTCTTGGTTGTATGTTTAGCTCTTTTAAATTTGACTCTTGTTTGCTTTCCCAGaacacaatgctcacaaaaaTCCATTTTGCTGATTTGATCCTTACCAAAAGCACCTTGTTTGTGAAGTTCAATAAGCCCCCTTTCACTTATATGTCCCATCCTGGCATGCCATAACTTGGTTTTATCCAAGCTAATATGGGCATTCAAAACAATAGGATCATTATGTGATCCTCCTTGCAAAACATATAAACCATTGCGTCTTATTCCTTTCATCACAACCATTACTCTTTTAGTAACAGTAAGGACATCATCCTTAGCTTTAAACTCATAGCCGGATTGATCTAGCATTCCAAGTGATATCAAGTTCCTTTTCAATCCTGGAACAAATCTAACTTCTGACAAAGTTCTTGTTGTTCCATTATTCATTTTGAGCTTGATAGATCCAATGTCTTCAATCTTGCAAGCTACATTGTTTCCCATAAGGACATTTTCTTCATCAACCTTATCAAAATCACTGAACCAATGCCTGCAAGGAGTCAAATGAAAAGAGCAGCCTGAGTCTAATATACAATCCAGTTCACATTTATCAACTGTGACTATCAAAACATCTGCACTTTCATAGCCATCTTGTGCTATAGCTGCATCTCCTGAATTAGATTCCTTTTCtacttgtttcctttttctttctGGGCAATTTTTAATGAAGTGTCCTTCCTTATGACATGAGTAACACTTCCTCACAAACTTCTGTCTGGATTTTGATCTGGATTTGCCTCTATATTTTGTTTCTCTCTTTTCTGATCTTCCTCTTGCATAGAGTCCTACACTGTGATCATCATGTCCATTTCCCGATTTCTTATTTAACTCCTTAGACATTAGAGCAGCATGTACTTCTTCAAGAGACAAAGAATCCTTACCATAGATCATGGTATCCTTTAGATTCTCATAAGTATCCGGAAGAGATCTCAATAACAGCAGTGCTTGATCTTCATCTTCTACTTTAATCTCTATGTTCTCAAGATCCAAGATGGTCTTGTTGAAATCATCAACATGATCTTCAATCGATTTTCCAGTAGAAATCTTGAAGGTATACAGTTTCTGCTTGAGAAAAAGTCTGTTAGCCAAAGACTTTGTCATATACAAGTGCTCAAGCTTTAACCAAACCGCAGCAGCCGATCTCTCCTTGGATACCTCTTGCAAGACTCTGTCTCCAAGGCTCAAGATTATGGCACTATGTGCCTTCGCAAGGATATCTTTCTTGTCCATACCCCCTAACTTTATCAGGGACGTTTTCTTCTCCAAGCAAAGCATCCTCGAGGCCATTCTGAACCAACAGAGCTCTCATCTTCAATCTCCATAACCCGAAATCATTTTTGCCTGTGAATTTCTCGATATCGAAACGTGTAGTCGTCATTTGAACCTAAGCTCTTGATACCAATTTGTTGAGATAATCTTGATAATGCATACACAACAATTATCAATTTACTACACGATCATGAATATATCAAATCCCAGTGAAATCCTAGCTCATTGAAATGATCTCGTAGAACAATTCGAAACAAGATAATTAGCAATCGAAGAACATGCAATCAAGAAGAAATTAACACGATGATTTATAGTGGTTCAGATATGAATTATCCTACATCCACTTTGGCCAAAAGCTCTTCACGATATCAATCACAAAGTGTATCAAAGATTACAATGTATCGACCTCAATCTCCAATGCTTATTGAACCAAAGAACATGAAGAGAAAATCAAGAAATACAATCACAAAGACTGATCCAATCACCCTCTATGCACACGAAGACTCTTAGCTAAttccagaaaaaaaaaactcgatCGAAGAATGGATCTCTCTTGTGTTGATTCCAACTGCTTCGATCTCCCTTCTTATCTCCCAGCCTCTTGCGGTTGGTTAGTTAGTTAGATAAGTTGAGATTGAAACTTATCTCCTGTGTCTCCACCTTGCATGGTATGATGTCCTTTCTTGATTCTCCATTCTCATTGGTTACACAAGCTTAATAAGAAAGCCAAACATTAcaaattgaaatccaaaagctagtcatatgGTGATTTTGATTCTttaaagtgattctaataaaaagGTCAatgataaaattattctaaTCACTTAATTATCtgtcaaacactacccaactttgatttttaaattttcacatttgtttccaaacactaccgatttttttaatctataaatttaatcacttctacaaaaatATAATCTTTTGCAAACAATTACTCAATTATTTTGAACCGCCTTAAAAGATATATTTAAGTAATAATATATCTCTTGTGACGTAGTAGCACAAAACTGTATTAGTAAATTAAACCTCTAACTCATGTGTAATGGGGTTCCTTTCGGAGTCTAATCCTTTGTATTAGTAAATTAAACGGTTGatttctaaaaaaatcaaatcaaaccaaataattgatttaataattattttcttgAAATTCATTTTCTCCCAATGTTGTCCGCATCTTCATGGATCACATCACgtagttataaaaaaaatgccCAAGATGAATTGATTCAAACAATTTGTCAGAGTAATTTAGTTAAGAGAATGCATACCATTTTACTTCGATGttgataatattttaaatatcaaCCCAAAACGTATCAAATGATTCACAAAACAAACAATTATTACACTTAAAAaattacattaattaataattatatatcatacaaaaaatatattgttttttaaaaaataaaataacatgcaGGCGAAATGCAAggcaaataaaatatatgattttgcACTAAACTAATTAAAGACACTAAAACCAATTATTGATCGCCTATTTAATTAAGCAGCTCCATTGAGCTCATTTTCATGGCGGAAACTCAGCCACCCTCCAGCAATGGCTATTGCGCCGGAACCAAGATATACCACAGCCTCCGCGCCGCCGTACCTCTTCCGCCGCTCTCACAACCCTTTTCCGTCGCTGAGTACGCTCTCTCCCTCCTCCATTCCCCCACCACCCCCACCTCCGGCGCCCTCTCCACCACCACCTTCCTCGTAGACGCCGCCACCGGCCGCCGCCTCAGCTACGCCGCGTTCCTCCGCCAAGTCAGATCCCTATCATCCTCCCTGAAATCCCTTTACCCTTCCCTTTCCAAGAACGACGTCGCTTTCATCCTCTCGCCTCCCTCCTTCCACGTTCCGGTCCTCTACTTCTCCCTCCTCTCCTTGGGAATCACCGTTTCGCCTTCCAATCCATTGTCTCCTCCGCCGGAGCTAGCCCACCAAATCGATCTCTGTAAACCCGCCATCTTCTTCGCCACCTCCGCCACCGCCCAGAAGCTTCCGCCGAATGATCTCCCACTGATCCTCCTCGACTCCCATCAATTTCTCTCCATGCTTGACGCGGAACCTTCCGGCAATACAGCCGCAGTCGTTGTAAATCAACGGGACCACGCCGCCATCCTCTACTCCTCCGGCACGACGGGGAAAGTGAAAGGCGTCGTGTTAACTCACCGTAACTTGATAGCAGTGATCGCCGGATTTTATCACCACAGTTTAATCAACAATAAGAAAGCACGGGAAGAAGAAAATGGTGTTTACATTCACCCAGTACTGTTATTCACGTTGCCATTGTTTCACGTTTTCGGGTTTTTCGTGATCATAAAGGCGGCGTCGATGGGGGAGATGGCGGTGCTGATGGAGAAATTCGATTTCCTGCAGATGCTGGAAGCTGTGGAAAAGTACCGGGTTACGCATATCCCCGTCGCGCCGCCGCTGCTCGTAGCTATGGTGAAGTCGGATTTGGTGGAAAAATACGACTTGAGCTCTTTGATGATATTGGGCTGCGGCGGAGCTCCGCTGGGGAAGGAGGTTTCCGATGAGTTCAAGGCTAGATTCCCTCACGTGGAGGTTCACCAGGTACGACAAACATGCCATGCGACATTCAATTttccttaaaaaaattataaatatttaaatatatatattttgtcttttttgttttgttttgaaaataatatatatttatgtcttAATCATACTGGTTCTGATAACTAATAATTGGTTGAACCATGCTACATTTATCATGAATTTTGTACAACAAATCTTACAATACaatgaaaaaattaaatatattaaaatctcacgatacattgaatacaaaatctcgtaataaaatagaaaatctcattatataattgttgtaaatatcgttgtacatgATATTTGTTGTATCTTTAGCATTATCCTAATTGGTTTCTAGATAGTCCTCTAAGACATAGTTTGGTACATAGGATATGataaatatatgatatataatataaagaTAAATCGAGGATAAGTAAAATGGTAGGATAATATTGAATGTTTGGTATGATTTTAACAAgggtgattaaatttatatattcgattttaatgacaaaattaacccaaCCGTAATGTAGAGGAGAATGAGGCGTGTTTAGAGTttagatgttttatatgtggaGGATAATCATGTCTTTTTGTAGTATTTTTTtagttgtattttatttatcacaCCAAATCAAATTGTCAAAGCATTTATCAAGGGCCCATTGACTTATCATGGACTTTTTAAAAATGTACCAAGCATGGGATGAAAGAGGATAATTTATTAATCTCTCCCTTATCATGTGTACCAAACTATGCCTAAGTgcttaaaaaacacttttttaagtcaaatagagttttttcaaaagcccaaaattacagcttaaaaaaacaattttttttttttaaaaaaaagtatgtGAAATCCAAATGGGCTCTAAAGCTTGATCACAACTCACAACAGTGCTTATCatgaaaacaaatattatatattatatgataaagTATAAGTTAATTGTCATGTGTTAAGTTCTTATTAATGCTTTGATTTTTTTAGATACGTAATGCTATACGGGTCAATCAATGACGGAATGTTGTATGAAATGTTTTGGAACTGGATCCATTTACCATCATGGAATAAAACAATGATTCAACAAATAAGATAGCACATTGTTTCTGATTCTTGAAAAAGAAAGCTACTGAAACTAGCTCATTTTGTGCTTCAAGATATATGCAATCTAGCTACTTGTTTTCAGGGCTATGGCATGACTGAAACTGCAGGAGCGGGAGCCCGAACCATAGGGCCGGAGGAGGCAACTCGCCACGGATCCGCAGGCCGTCTGTCTGAGAACACGGAAGCCAAGATAGTCGATCCTGATTCAGGGGAGGCCTTGCCACCAGGAAAACATGGAGAATTATGGCTACGAGGGCCCGCGATTATGACAGGTGATAACTTGTCAAGACTTGATACTTGGTActctttcatatatatatatcagatgGTTTAGTTCGACGAATCGTTGTGACAGGTTACACGGATAATGAATCAGCAACAGCTGCAACCTTGGATTCGGAAGGCTGGCTAAAGACTGGAGATCTCTGTTATTTCGACTCCGACGGGTTTCTCTTTATCGTTGATCGTTTGAAAGAACTGATCAAATACAAGGCGTATCAGGTGATATTTGCTCTTTTCCAATAAATCTTTGAATGATTCATGAATTTTGTCTCTATAATGGGATCAGTTGATATTACAGGTGCCTCCAGCTGAGTTGGAACATTTGCTTCAATCGATGCCTGATGTAGCTGATGCAGCAGTGATTCCGTATGAGTTTTCTGGTTTGAGTCTATATTCTTTAGTTTGTCTTAGTCTTTTCTAAAAATCCTTCTCAAATTCGCGACGAGACGAGGTATCTCTAAAGAATCGAATATACTTCAGAATCATACCAGTCCCATACCCTTTGTTACAAAGTTGTTGATTGATTACCATTACGAGCTACCATTTATGTTTCAACACTTTCGTATATTTTCGAGATCGTGCAGCTatccagatgaagaagcagGCCAGATTCCGATTGCATATGTTGTAAGAAAACCTGGCAGCACTATCTCTGCCACTCGAATCATGGATTTCATTGCAAACCAGGTATGAAAAACCAAgtcttttaacaaaagagagCGTATATCTGTGAGACGGTTCGACATAAGAAAATATGTGCTCTAAGCTTTGCCCAAGGAAGTGTTATTTTCCCACATTAGCCTGGTTTCATATCCCCTTTTTCTTGCTTCTAATCCTGCGAAGACACAACGTCTTTGGCTTATTTTGTCTATGTTTTAAAACTGTGGGGCTAACTCTGCTGTTGTATATTTGGCTTTCACTGTTTTCATCTATTTTGGTTTTTCAATATGAAACAATGGGTTGTTCTTTACTGTCTTCCAGGTTGCTCCTTACAAAAAGATCCGTCGCGTTGCATTTATCAACTCGATCCCAAAATCTCCGTCAGGAAAGATCTT comes from Henckelia pumila isolate YLH828 chromosome 4, ASM3356847v2, whole genome shotgun sequence and encodes:
- the LOC140863499 gene encoding 4-coumarate--CoA ligase-like 9, which translates into the protein MAETQPPSSNGYCAGTKIYHSLRAAVPLPPLSQPFSVAEYALSLLHSPTTPTSGALSTTTFLVDAATGRRLSYAAFLRQVRSLSSSLKSLYPSLSKNDVAFILSPPSFHVPVLYFSLLSLGITVSPSNPLSPPPELAHQIDLCKPAIFFATSATAQKLPPNDLPLILLDSHQFLSMLDAEPSGNTAAVVVNQRDHAAILYSSGTTGKVKGVVLTHRNLIAVIAGFYHHSLINNKKAREEENGVYIHPVLLFTLPLFHVFGFFVIIKAASMGEMAVLMEKFDFLQMLEAVEKYRVTHIPVAPPLLVAMVKSDLVEKYDLSSLMILGCGGAPLGKEVSDEFKARFPHVEVHQGYGMTETAGAGARTIGPEEATRHGSAGRLSENTEAKIVDPDSGEALPPGKHGELWLRGPAIMTGYTDNESATAATLDSEGWLKTGDLCYFDSDGFLFIVDRLKELIKYKAYQVPPAELEHLLQSMPDVADAAVIPYPDEEAGQIPIAYVVRKPGSTISATRIMDFIANQVAPYKKIRRVAFINSIPKSPSGKILRRELVKHSLSTSSSKL